GCTGCGGTCTTCTGGTGGGCGAGCGAGCGATACGCGCCGGTGATAAACGAGGGAACGGGCTACATCGGCGCGCTGATCGTCTGGGGACACAGCGTCGACGGGATCGCGAACGTGTTGAGCCTCGATTGGACCGACGCGCTGGGGGTCAGCGTGACATACAGCTCGAAACACGTCGTCAACGAGGCGACGGTCCGGATCACGGAGGGCCTGCAACCGGCGTGGCTCTCGGAGGCGATCGGCACCGCGTGGCCGTTCCTTTTGATCAAGGTCGCCGCCGCCATCTTCGTCGTCTGGGTGTTCAACGACGAGATCTTCGATGACAGCCCCCGATACGCGTATCTCCTCCTTATCGCCATTCTCGCGGTCGGACTCGGCCCCGGAACGCGAGATATGATCCGGGCCACGTTGGCCATATAGCCCTCCGAACCACGATTTGAGCCCGTATTCGCCGAACGTCTCGGTGTCGCCGTCGAATGATTTTTACTACCACCTGCCGCACATTCGAGACGACTTATGGTAGACAAAGACGACCTTCGCCAGCAGATGATCGAGGCGTTCGAGGGTGCCGACTACCCGATCAATAGTCCGATGGATCTCGTTCCCGCGCTCCCGCAGGGGCCGGGGACGAAGTTCGAATCCGGCGACTTCTCGATGACCGCGATGGAACTCAACACGAAACTCGGCGGCGACTTCCCCTACGACTCCGTCGACGCATTCGTCGATGACGTCGTGGAGCAACTCGAAGCGCAGGATCTGCTGTAGACGGCTTCCGCCACTCGCTCTTTCGGCGGCGTCCGACTGTATTGGGCGGGCGAAGCCGAACGCTATTCTTAGACGATCTCCGCGAGCGTGACCACTTCGGCGATGTTGCCGCCGTATTCCGCCGTCCGTCGGATACTTTCGAGAACTTGCCCGTGTAGATAGTTGTCGTCTCCCTTGGCCTCGTAGAGGTCCCGATCGAGCGTTTCGACCCGCTCGACGACGCCGTCGAGTCGGTGAAGCGCCGTCTCCGTCTCGCCGTCGATCGCCGTCCGAACCACGTGTCGTGCGTCCGTGGCGATCGACTCGAACTGCGCTTCGAGATCGGCGTTCGGCGGCTCGCCCTGTCGGATCGCAATGTCGGCGATTCGCTCGGCGTGGTCACCGATCCGTTCGAGCTGTCTCGCGGTTCGAAACCGCGTGAATGCGACTTTTCGCCCCGTTTGGAGTTTATCGATCTCACGCACGTCCGTCAGCGCCCGATAGAACTGCCGACTGACGAGCGCGAAGAGGCGGTCCGCGTCGTTATCGCGAGAGACGACGTGTCGAGCTAGCTCCTCGCTCTCGTCGTTGCCCCCGAGAACCGCACGGATCGCGTTCTCGTGCATCGATAGCGCGATCCGCCGAAGCTGGTCCACCGTGGCGTCCAAGGAGATCTCTGCCGGATCGAGGAGGCTCCGGGCGACGATCTCGTGATCGCTCTCCGTCGAGATTTCGATCCCGACGAGTCGCGTGATCGACTCGCTCGCGATTCTGCGCTCTGTCGAGTCGAACCCCGTCTCGGAGTCGATGACGACCTCGTCGGCCCCCGCTGCGTAGGCGGCTTCGATCCACCCCGACAGCGCCTCACCGCCGACGGCATCGACGTTGATCGATGCGCGCCGAATCGGCACGTCGGCGTCCGGCCGGGCAACGACCAGACGATCGTCGAACGGGTACAGGTGGAGCGGCGATCCGGAACCGATCTCGCGGTCGTTGGCCCACGCTTTCGGGATCGACACCGTGTACGTCGACCCACCGGTCACCTGCACCTTCCGCTCGATCGGCCCGTTTCCGTTCGTGATCGTTCCCGTCATCGTCAGTCGATCGACTCCGTGTTGTGAACTGTCATCGTCAGTAGATCAATCCCGTGTCGTGGTCCGTCATGTACACCGTTCGTGCGCAGATGTTCACCGCGTGGTCGCCGACCCGTTCGAGGTCGCGAACGGTCAACAGCAGCCGGGACACGTCGTCCATCACGTCCGCTTTCTCGCCGCCATACTCGGTCCGGAGCAGGTCCTCGACGACCAGCTCGCTCGCCTCAGTGCAGAGACGGTCGATCTCGTCGTCTCGGTCGGCCACCTCGAGTGCTAGCGCCGAATCGTCGCGTTCGTACGCCGCCATCGCCTCCGCCACCATCCGTCCGGTTTCGTGGCCGATGTGTGCGAGGTCGATTTCGGGATATCGCTCACGCTCGGCGTCGAGCGCGTATCCCGCGAGATTGGTCGCGAGATCGCCGATCCGTTCGAGGTCGGTGACGATCTTGAACGACGCGGCGATGAATCGAAGATCACCCGCGACCGGTTGCTGGAGCGCGAACAGATCGATGCAGTCACCCTCGATATCGAGATACTGATGGTTGACGTCCCCGTCCCCGTCGATGACCTCCCCGGCGAGCGATTCGTTCTTCGTCTCCAGCGCTCGCAGCGCCGTGTCGTATCGGTCGATGACGAGGTCGCTCATCGAGACGACGTTTCGCCGAAGCGCGGAGAGCTGTTGTTGATACTCGCTTCGGGTCATCGGTTAGCGTGCTCGTCTTTCCGTTCGCGATCGGTCCGATCGCCGGTAGGTCGATCCCGATTGGTCGTAGACCATCGCGAAGTACTATCGATGACCGATATAAATTAGATGCTATGAGCACTGTAGAATCGGGTGTACCGATACGTTTGTCTCTAGCGTTCTATATACAACTCCATAGATTGCGATCCGATGGCGCATCCCGCCACGAGCGTAATACGATTGTCTTCGACGCTGCGCGAGCGGTATATACGTCTATATATCGTCGTTGTCGAGTAGATATTCCTATTACAATCGCTTATGTCCTGGTCGTCGGACCACTCGATCGACATGGCCACGTGTGCAAGCCCGACAAACCCTGACGACCGATTGGCCGAAGCGGTGGCCGAACTCCGACGGGAGCATCGGCGGACGGCAGACGAACTCGAAGCACTCCGAGGATTCGAGGACCGGGTGCGAGCCATCCCCTCCGAGGAGCACACCGCGCGGTCCCGACCGGCGATCGGCGTCACGACCGCGACCGTCGGCACGACGACCGGACTCCAGCAGGTACAAGCGGCATACGAGTCGACGCTGATGAGCGTTCCGCACTACCTCGAGGAGTACGACGATACCTATCCAGAAAGCCTTGCAGAGGAGTTCTCGCCGGATATCGCCTCGGCACTGACCGACGGAACCGAATTCAACGGCCGATGTAAACGGGCCGTTCTGTCGGCGATTTCGACCTCCCAATCTGCCCGAAAGCTGCTGCTCGGTGTGACGGATCGCGAGCGTGACTCGATTCGGGCGGCCCAAGATGACATCGTGTCGCTGGCCGAGGAACTCGACGATCTTGAAGCCATGTCATTCACCGAGGAAACGTTTGGTGCGCTCGATGCCTACCGTGCGCGTCTCGAGGTCATGCGAAATCGGTGTGGGGAGATATCCGACAGGCGGCAGCGCTCGATCTTCGATCAGCGCCGCATCCAGCGGCTCCCCTCGAACGTTCCGGACGTGACCGCGTATTTTTATCAGGACATGGATGTCGAGTATCCGGTTATGTCGATCGTCGCGGAACTGCTGAATCGCATCGGTGCCCTCCAAACGCGCGTCGAGCGCGAGATGGCGTTTTGCCACGGATAGTCATCCCCTCCGAGTGGGGGTGAAACGCAGTCCCAATCCCTTCGGTCCGTACCGATATATAGTCCTCTTAGTTCGTTTTAAACGTTCTCGCGGAACGCACTCGAACGTATGATACCCTCATTCCACCCGGACGTGAAAGCCGATCACCTCCGCGTCGATCTCTCGGGGTGGGCCGACGTCTACGTCGTCGGCGATGTTCACGGTTGTGCGGATGCGCTCGATCGACTCCTCTCTGTCCTCGACATCACCGACGACGATCTCGTACTGTTCGTCGGCGATCTGATTCGAAAGGGTCCCGACAGCGCCGGGGTCGTTCGTCGGGTCCGCGCCGCAGACAACATGCGCAGCGTCCGCGGCAATAACGAGGAGAAGGTCCTCCGGGGCGAAAAGACAGTTCCCGGTTTGGACGATGACGACCTCACGTGGCTCCGATCGCTGCCGGTCGCGATCAGCTGGGACGGCGGCCTGATCGTCCACGGCGGCGTCGATCCGCGGCGGCCCCTCCGCGAACACACGGTCGACGACCTGCAGAACACCCGGTCGCTCGCCCCGGATGGTGGCTACGACGCCCCGTTCTGGTACGAACGATACGATCGGTCACCGCAGGTCTTTTTCGGCCACACGGTATTGGACGCCCCCGTCGAGACCGAGTCGGCGATCGGGCTCGACACCGGCTGTGTGTACGGTGGGTCGCTCACCGCGTACGATCTGCGGCGTGATCGGTTCCGCGACGTCCCCGCCCGACGTCCCGGACGGTCGCGCAGCGAGTCGAAGATCGTCACCAGATGTACCATCGCTGAGTGAGATGGACCGAACGGAATCCGACGTTGACGCCGATACCGAAACCGACGTTGACGCCGATACCGAAACCGACGTTGACGCCGATACCGATGCTGAGCCTGCGTGCGTCGACGCCGACCGACCCGATACTGCGGAGGACGAACACAACGGGACCGACGCCGAACGGGTGCCCTCGGAGACGGCGGAAATTGCCCAGCGTAAGTTCGAAAACGGCGTCGCCGCTAGAACTCCACCGATCGACGAATCGCCCCCCGATTCCGACACTCCGCTCGAGTCCCCGGGGTGGTATCTCAATCGCGAGCTGTCCGAGCTGAGCTTCCAGTGGCGCGTCCTCCACGAGGCGCTCGACGACAGGAACCCACCGCTCGAACGGCTCCGGTTTCTCAGCATCCTGACCCGCAATATGGACGAGTTCTTCATGAAGCGGATCGGGGGCCTCAAACAGCAACTCGCCGCCAACGTCACCGAGCCGACCGTCGACGGACGGACCCCGCAACAACAGTGGCAATCGGCGCTCGACACCGCAGGGGAGATTTTCGAGACGCAGTCGGAATGCTTCGCCAACGACGTCCGTCCGTTGCTGTCCGACGCCGGGATCGAGATCGCAGATTACGCCGACCTCTCGGACGCCGACGCCGAGCGACTGCGGTCGTACTTCGAGTCGTCCGTGTTGCCGACGCTGACGCCCTTGACGTTCGATCCGGCCCAGCCCTTCCCGTTCATCTCGAACCTCTCGTTGTCGCTCGCGGTACTCTCGCGTGGCGAGGACGGAAACGAGCGTTTTTCGCGGATCAAGATCCCCGCGAACCGACCGCGGCTCATCTCGGTTTCCGACCCCGGAACGCCACTGGAGTCGATCCCGCCCGGTCATCGCGTCGTCCCCATCGAAGACGTCATCGAGGGGAATCTCGACTTGCTCTTCCCGAACATCGAGATCCGTCACTCCTCGACGTTTCGAGTCACGCGGAACGCTGAGGTCAGACGAAACGAAGATGTCGCCGAGGGCCTCATCGACCGGATCGAAGACGTACTCAGACAGCGCCGCTTCGCCACCGTCGTCCGCCTCGAAGTCACGGAACACGCTCCCGACCCGGTGCTCGATCTCCTCGTCGAACACCTCGACGTGGACGATTCGGAGGTGTTCCGACGCTCCGGTCCGCTCGCGCTGGGCGATTTCGCCGAACTGTGCGATCTGGAGTACCCGGAACTGACGCTCGAACCGTGGCGGCCGAGACAGCACCCGCGGTTCGCCGGACTGTCGCCCGACTCGCCCGACGAGGTGTTCAAGTCGCTTCGGGAGCGTGACTGTCTGGTTCATCACCCGTATCACTCGTTCAGCGAGACCGTTCAGACGTTTCTCGAGGCGGCAGCCCACGATCCGGACACGCTCGCGATCAAGGTCGCGGTCTACCGGACGGCTCCCGATTCGAAAGTCATCCGGAGTCTCATCGACGCGGCGAAAAACGGCAAGCAGGTCGCGGTCATGGTCGAACTCAAGGCCCGGTTCGACGAGGAGAACAACCTCCGCTGGGTCAAACGGCTCGAAGAGGAGGGGATCCACGTCGCCTACGGGTCGATCGAACTCAAAACGCACAGCAAGGTCGCCCTCGCCGTCCGAGAGGAAGCAGAAAGCGTCCGGATCTACTCGCACGTCTCCAGCGGTAACTACCACTCAGGCACCGCGAAGGGGTACGTGGATCTGGGGCTGTTCACCGTCGATCCGGACGTCGGTCAGGACCTCGTCCAGCTGTTCAACTCCTTCACCGGCCACTCGCGTCACGGTCGGTACCGGAAACTACTGGTCGCTCCCGAAACGCTCCGAACGCGACTGTACGAACTGATCGACCGCGAAACGGAGCGCGCCGAGGCGGGCGACGGCGGTCGAATCGTGGCCAAAATGAACGCGCTCGAGGATCCCGACGTGGTCGAGAGACTCTACGGGGCGGGGTCTGCCGGGGTCGAAATAGATCTCATCGTGCGCGGTATCTGTCGGCTTCGGCCGGGGATTCCGGGGGTCAGCGATTCGATCCGCGTCCACAGCGTCGTCGGTCGGTTCCTCGAACATTCGAGGATCTTTCGCTTCGGCGAGGACGATCCGGCGTACTTCATCGGGTCGGCCGACTGGATGACGCGAAATCTCGACCGTCGAGTCGAAGCCGTTGCACCGGTGGAGGATCCGGAGCTTCGAACGGAACTCGATTCCATCCTCTCGATACTGCTGGCCGACAATCGAACGAGATGGACGATGCGACCGGACGGGAGCTACGTTCAACGGCGCCCTCGGCCGGACGAGCCGTCGCGGGGAACACAGAGTGTGTTGATGAAGCGCGCCCGACGGACAGCTCCCGACGAGCGACCGCGCTCCGGCGACGACGCGGGTCGCGAACCCAGCATCGACCTCGACGAGGTGTACACGACCGATCCGTTCGACGGGTAGCCCAACGGTGTCGATCGTCGGTCTGATTGGCCGATGTCGGCCACCGGATATATATATAGCCGAACGTCCCCGTCGGAGCCGCTATCGAGGGTCACGGGGGACTCATAGCAACGGCCTTTGGTTCGCTCCCGAAGACGCAGATGATGGCCGTAGATACCTCCCGCCCGTTCGGCGAGCGCCTGGAAGCCACGACCGACCGGTACCTCGATCGGTTGGATAACTGTGTTACGGCGCTGCCAACGCTCGTCGAGGAATACAGTACAGATGCGGGGTACGGGTCGACCGTGGACCGGATACAGAGCCTCGAGAGCGACTGTGACGAACTCAAACTGGCGCTCGGCAAGCTCGTCACGACGGCGGACGCCAAGGAGGTCGGCCTCAGACTGACGTGGGTCCATCTCCACGCGGATCGGATGTTGGAGCTGTACGGCCACCTCGATACCATCGCGAACGTCTCCGAGCAGTTTGCCGAGGAGCTCGCCGCCATCGCCCCAAAACGAGTGGACGATTGTCTCGACGGGATCGCGAGGATGGCCGAACTCGCTGTGGCGGCGATGGCCGAACTGGAAGTCGTCGTCCAGGAGTTCGTCAGGACGCTGTGTCGCCCGGAGTACAGCGCCTCGATCACGCAGGGGGTGAGCGCGATCCGCGCGTTCGAGGGCGACTCGGACGCTGTTCGAACCCGGGTTCTCGAAACGGCGTTCGATCGAGAACACGACGCGACCGCCGTCGCGTATCGACAGCTCGCGGTCCTGCTCGACGGCGTCCTCGACGCGATGGAGGATGTGACCGATCAGATGCACCTAATGACCGGCCCCGACACGTGGCTCGATATCGAGATCTATCCCGAATATCACTATTGACCGCTCGGGAGGGCTATAATCCGCTCCTAGCAGCGATCATGTGGGTTCGGAACCGATCGCCGATCGCGATAAGCGATGTCCGAGAGAGCCCCCACACCAACTGTTCGGCCCCTCGCGATGGGCCTGTTCGCTCCGATCGTCACGGCCGACGTATCGGCAGAGATCGTCTACCCGGATCCACACCTCGTCGTCCTGCTGTTCCTCTTCGGATTCTGTCTGCTGTACGTCCTCGTGATCGTCGCCGACGCGCTGTCGCGGTCGCGAGAGGGCGTCGCCGACGCTACCGAGTGGTCCTCCGATCGAGGCTAAGCAGGGAAGCGAGTCGCGACGCCCCGCTCGCGGTGCTCGGCGAATTGTTCCTCACAAAAGCGGGCCGAGGGGGATTTGAACCCCCGACCGTCTGGTTAAGAGCCAGATGCTCTCCCTGGCTGAGCTATCGGCCCCGCGACCGAACGTATCCGCGGTTGCCTGAAATAGGTTGCGTTCCACGCATCCATGGAGACGCCGTGGCATACCGAGGACCGGACGGTCGAATTAAGTGTCCGCACCCCGTCGTCGTCGGTATCATGAGTACCGCCATCTCGATGGCGTCGATGTCGACGTATGCGATTCTTGGATGCGGCAGCGTCGGTCACGCCGTCGCGGAAGAACTCGTCGAGGAGGGCAAGGACGTGCTCATCCTCGACCAGGACGAGGGTCGCGTCGAGGCGCTCAGAGATCAGGATCTCGACGCCAGGGACGCCGACATCAAGAACGAGGCGGCCGCTGAGGCCGTCGCCGACCGCGACGTCGTGTTGATCCTCTCGCCCGACGTCGACGCCAACGTCGCGGCGGTCGAGAACCTCAGACGCCGGAACGGTAATCGATTCCTCATCGTTCGCGCGTCCGATCCCGTCACGGCCGACGAACTCAGGGAGGCGGGCGCGGACGTCGTGATCAACCCCTCAGCAGTCATCGCCGACTCGGCGCTCCGGGCGCTCGAGCAGGGTGAACTCGAGTACAAGGCAACACAGCTCGCGGAGCTCATCGATGGAGGGGAATCACTCGCGATCCTCGCCCACAGATCGCCTGGCCCTGATTCGATCGCTTCGGCCGTCGCTTTGCAAGCGATCGCCGACTCGCGGGGGGTGGATGCGGACATCCTCTACGAGGGCGAGATCGGCCATCAGGAGAACCGCGCGTTTGTCAATCTCCTCGGTATCGAACTCGTCTCGCTCGCCGACACCGACCTCGACGAGTACGACACGCTCGCGCTCGTCGACTGTGCGAAGGCGACCGAGCCGGTGGTCGACGGCGATGTCGACATCTTGATCGACCACTTCGAGCCCGAGGTCGATTACGGCGCGTCGTTCGTCGACGTTCGCTCGAACGTCTCCTCGACGTCGACCATCCTGACGAAGTACGTCCAGGAGTTCGATCTCAGTCTTCCAGAAGAGGTCGCGACGGCGCTGTTGTACGGTATTCGCGCGGAGACGCTCGACTTCAAGCGCGACACGACCCCAGCCGACCTGACCGCGGCTGCGTATCTGTACCCCTTCGCGAACCACGACACGCTCGAACAGGTCGAGTCGCCGTCGATGAGCCCCGAGACGCTCGACGTCCTCGCCGAGGCGATCCGGAGCCGCGAGGTCAAGGGGTCACACCTCGTCTCGAACGCCGGATTCATCCGCGATCGGGACGCGCTCTCACAGGCCGCACAACACCTGTTGAACCTCGAGGGAATCACGACTTCGGCGGTGTTCGCCATCGCCGACGACACGATCTATCTCGCGGCGCGGTCGAAGGACATCCGGATCAATATCGGCAACGTGTTGCAGGACGCCTTCGACGAGATTGGTGACGTCCGCGGTCATTCGACGGACGCCTCGGTCGAAATCCCGCTCGGGATCTTCACCGGACTGGAGATTACCGGCAATAACCGAGAGACGCTGTTGCAACTCACCGAACAGGCGGTTCGCTCGAAACTCTTCGAGGCGATGGGCGTCGAGGGAGGAAACAGTAGCGACGGATCGAGTGGTAGTTAGACCGCCGCCTCTTCGCTCTCGGGCTCTCGAAGCCGTTCGACGATGTCGTTGACGAGCACGATATCCCCCACCGCACGGACCCATCGGTACGGAACGATAACGCCCTCTCGCCCCGAGACGCGACTGTCGAACAGCTCTCGGTTGATATCCCCCAAGGCGAGCCCCGTGACGGCTTCGCGCTCCAGATCCAGCCGGATGTCCTCGACCTCGCCGACGAAGATGCCGTTGTTCGAATACACTTCCCGGCCCACGAGCGACGTGATCTCCTGCGATGCGGAGTCGGTGTCCATATCGAAGGATTGTGTGGATTCCCCCTTAACTGTTGTCGGTGGGGCTCGGCGTGCGGTCCGCACACCCCCGAAGGAATTAATCCGATCACCGACGTACGACAGGTATGAGCGACGCAGACGACATCGATAAGATCAGAGCACAAAAACGCGAGGAACTGACGTCGAAACTGGAATCGCCGGACGCCCCGATCGACGTACAGGATGCGGCACACCTCGACGAACTGCTGAGTGAGAACCGAGTCGCGCTCGTGGACTTCCACGCGGACTGGTGTGGCCCCTGTAAGATGCTCGCGCCGACGGTTGAGGAGATCGCGGCCGAGACCGACGCCGCGGCGCTGAAGATCGACATCGACGCCAATCAGGATCTGGCCGCCGAGTATCAGGTTCAGGGCGTCCCGACGCTGTATCTGTTCGGCGACGGCGAGGTCAAAGAGCGGATGGTCGGCGTGCAGGACAAGGCGACGCTCGTTCAGAAGATCGAAGCGGTGGCCTGATACGGGTCGTTCGACCGACGGTCGCCGTCACTCGACCAACATCGCGTCGATATCGGCGTAGTCGTCGAGCAACTGCCGCATCCGCTTGACCGTCTCACCGTCCCTCGTTCGCCGTTCGGTCGCGACCGTCTCCGCCCTGTCGAGTGTCGTGACCGTATCGGTCTGGACCAACAGGACCGGAACGCCAGCCGCCTCGGCCCGTCGCAACACGGCGTCGGGCGGATGGAACCCACCGGTCAAGAGCAGACACTCGACGCCGGACGCTTCGAGGGCAACGGTCTGAATGTCGCTTCGATCGCCGCCAGTTATCAATGCCGCATCGCGGACCCGCCGGAACTGTCCCAGCGCTTTCTCGGCCGACATCGCGCCGACGAGGAAACGACGGACCCGGCTGTCGGTCGGCGTGTCGGCGGTCAGCACCTCCGACCCCATCTCCGAGGCCAACTCCGAAACGGTGACGCCGGCCAACTTCTCGTCTCTCGGGATCGTCCCGTAGACGCGGATCCCGCGGCCTTCGAGGAAGGGCACGACGTCGCTCGCGAGCGAGTCGAACGCCGCGTCCGGGACATCGTTGAACAGAACGCCGCCGAGTCGGTCGCCGAGCAGGTCCGCGGCGGCGAGCACATCGTCCACGTCCCCGGCGTTCTCGAAGCTCGCGACGAGGACGACGGTCGCCTCGAACAGATCCGCCAGATCGGCGTCGGTCAGATCGACGATCCCGCCGGTCGTGAGCGATCCTCCACCCTCGACGATCAGGCGGTCAACGTCGGCCGACAGCGCCTCGAACTGGGTTCGAACCTGCGCTCTGAGCGCCTCGGGATCTTCGCGTCCGCGGATCGCCTCCTGGACGAACGTGGGGGAGTAGACGACAGGCTCCATCTCGTGGATCTCGGCGTCGAGGTCGAGAACTTCCCTCGCGAGCATCGGATCGTCGTCCAGCGTCTTCCCCACGGCCGACTGGAGGCGCGTTCCCTTGGGTTTCATGTAACCGACCCGCTCGCCGCGCTCGCGGGCGACCGCGCCCAGCGCCAGCGCAACAGCGGTCTTTCCTGTGCTCTCTTCGAGTGATGTGACGAGTACGGTCATAGGATCTCTGGGTCGACGGTGAGTCGGATATCGACCGCGACGACGCCGTCGGGCGTCGCCACGAGCGGATTGATGTCCAGTTCGACGATGGCGGGGAAGTCGGTGACGAGCTGTGAGAGCCGCTGGATCGTCTCGACGATCCCCGCTTCGTCGACCGGCGGGCTGCCGCGGGCTCCCCGCAGGAGCGGGGCCGAGTCGACGTCGTTGAGCATGTCTCTCGCCTCGCGTTCGGTGACGGGGGCGAGCCTGACGGTCGTATCGTCGAAAATTTCGACGAAAACGCCGCCGAGACCGAACAACAAGAGCGGGCCGAACTGCGGATCGCGGTTCATCCCGACGATCGTCTCGACGCCGTCGGCGAGATCGACCAGTTCCTGGACCTGGACGCCGAACAGTCGGGCATCGGGCTGATAGTTGTACGCTCGCGAGACGAGTGTCTCGTAGGTGTCGGCCACTTCGTCGAGCGAGACGCCCACTTCGACGCCACCGATGTCGGTCTTGTGGAGGATGTCTGGCGAGACGATCTTCATCACGACGTCACCGCCGATCCGCTCGGCGGCCGCCGTTGCCTCGGCCGGCGAATCGACGATCTCGCCCACCGGTGTCGGGATCCCATAGGCGTCCAGCAGCCCCATTGCCTCGACGCCCAGTCGGTTGTCCCGCTTGGATTCGACCCGCTCGAGGATCGCCCGCGCCGCCTCCCGATCGACGTCGAAGGTTGCTGGAGGGTGGTCGACGCGATCACGTATCGAGCGATACGACCGAAGGGCGTCGAGGCTCCGGACGGCCCGTGCCGGATCGAAGTACGTCGGTATGCCGGCCGAGGAGAGCGTTTCTGCGGCGGCGTCTATCGACGATCCGCCCATCAGACAGACCGCGAACGGCACGTTCGTCTCCGCCCGGCACTCGACGATCGCCCCGGCGAGTCGGTCGAACGAGAGCACGGCAGACGGACACGCGATGACGATAGCTGATCCAACTTCGGGATCCGAGAGGACGACTTCGAGGGCGTCGCCGAACCGATCGGCGGACGCGTCGCCGAGGACGTCGACGGGGTTGTGGACGCTCGCCGTGGACGGGAGCACTCCCCGGAGCCGCCGTTTGGTCTCGTCGTCGAACGCGGTCAACGTTAACTCTGAGTCTCCGACCGAATCCGTCGCGAGCACACCCGGCCCGCCCGCGTTCGTGACGACCGCGACACCGTCGGTCTCCGGCGGCGGGCCGCCGGCGAGCATCGTGCCGAAATCGAACAGTTCCTCGGTCGACTGCGCTCGGAGTACGCCCGCCTTCTCGAGCCCGGCCTTGTAGGCCGCTTCGCTCCCGGCGATCGCCCCCGTGTGCGAGGACGCCGCGCGCGCCCCGGCCTCGGTTCGTCCGGATTTGAGCACAACCACGGGCGTTTGGCGGGTGACCGCCCGTGCGGTCTCGACGAACTCGGTTCCGCTCTCGATGCCTTCGAGATAGCCCAACACGACGTCCGTGTCCGGGTCGTCGCCCCAGGTTTCTACGAAATCGACCTCGTCGAGGACCGCTTTGTTCCCGAGTGAGACAACATCTTTGAACCCGAGGTTCCGATCGCCGGCCCACTCGAGGATCGCGGTGACGAGCGCGCCGGATTGGCTCATGAACGACATCCGACCCGAAATCGCGTTTCTCGGCGCGAACGTTGCGTTAAGACCGGACGACGTCGAGATGATGCCGAGGCTGTTCGGCCCGACGATGTCGAGATCGTACTTCTCGGCGAGGGCCTTCAACTCCGCTTCGCGCGTCGTGCCGTCGTCTCCGGATTCGCCGAAGCCCGCGGTGATGATCACGAGGTTTTCGAGTCCCGCCTTTCCC
This genomic window from Natronomonas salsuginis contains:
- a CDS encoding phosphotransacetylase family protein yields the protein MTVLVTSLEESTGKTAVALALGAVARERGERVGYMKPKGTRLQSAVGKTLDDDPMLAREVLDLDAEIHEMEPVVYSPTFVQEAIRGREDPEALRAQVRTQFEALSADVDRLIVEGGGSLTTGGIVDLTDADLADLFEATVVLVASFENAGDVDDVLAAADLLGDRLGGVLFNDVPDAAFDSLASDVVPFLEGRGIRVYGTIPRDEKLAGVTVSELASEMGSEVLTADTPTDSRVRRFLVGAMSAEKALGQFRRVRDAALITGGDRSDIQTVALEASGVECLLLTGGFHPPDAVLRRAEAAGVPVLLVQTDTVTTLDRAETVATERRTRDGETVKRMRQLLDDYADIDAMLVE
- a CDS encoding DHH family phosphoesterase, with the translated sequence MSTAISMASMSTYAILGCGSVGHAVAEELVEEGKDVLILDQDEGRVEALRDQDLDARDADIKNEAAAEAVADRDVVLILSPDVDANVAAVENLRRRNGNRFLIVRASDPVTADELREAGADVVINPSAVIADSALRALEQGELEYKATQLAELIDGGESLAILAHRSPGPDSIASAVALQAIADSRGVDADILYEGEIGHQENRAFVNLLGIELVSLADTDLDEYDTLALVDCAKATEPVVDGDVDILIDHFEPEVDYGASFVDVRSNVSSTSTILTKYVQEFDLSLPEEVATALLYGIRAETLDFKRDTTPADLTAAAYLYPFANHDTLEQVESPSMSPETLDVLAEAIRSREVKGSHLVSNAGFIRDRDALSQAAQHLLNLEGITTSAVFAIADDTIYLAARSKDIRINIGNVLQDAFDEIGDVRGHSTDASVEIPLGIFTGLEITGNNRETLLQLTEQAVRSKLFEAMGVEGGNSSDGSSGS
- a CDS encoding PRC-barrel domain-containing protein gives rise to the protein MDTDSASQEITSLVGREVYSNNGIFVGEVEDIRLDLEREAVTGLALGDINRELFDSRVSGREGVIVPYRWVRAVGDIVLVNDIVERLREPESEEAAV
- the trxA gene encoding thioredoxin; the encoded protein is MSDADDIDKIRAQKREELTSKLESPDAPIDVQDAAHLDELLSENRVALVDFHADWCGPCKMLAPTVEEIAAETDAAALKIDIDANQDLAAEYQVQGVPTLYLFGDGEVKERMVGVQDKATLVQKIEAVA
- a CDS encoding acetate--CoA ligase family protein, whose protein sequence is MASASGMFDAERVAVVGATDREGSIGAAILRNLLADFDGDVLPVNPNVERVFGRPCHDGIEETDADLAIVVVPAEVVLEVVEDAGKAGLENLVIITAGFGESGDDGTTREAELKALAEKYDLDIVGPNSLGIISTSSGLNATFAPRNAISGRMSFMSQSGALVTAILEWAGDRNLGFKDVVSLGNKAVLDEVDFVETWGDDPDTDVVLGYLEGIESGTEFVETARAVTRQTPVVVLKSGRTEAGARAASSHTGAIAGSEAAYKAGLEKAGVLRAQSTEELFDFGTMLAGGPPPETDGVAVVTNAGGPGVLATDSVGDSELTLTAFDDETKRRLRGVLPSTASVHNPVDVLGDASADRFGDALEVVLSDPEVGSAIVIACPSAVLSFDRLAGAIVECRAETNVPFAVCLMGGSSIDAAAETLSSAGIPTYFDPARAVRSLDALRSYRSIRDRVDHPPATFDVDREAARAILERVESKRDNRLGVEAMGLLDAYGIPTPVGEIVDSPAEATAAAERIGGDVVMKIVSPDILHKTDIGGVEVGVSLDEVADTYETLVSRAYNYQPDARLFGVQVQELVDLADGVETIVGMNRDPQFGPLLLFGLGGVFVEIFDDTTVRLAPVTEREARDMLNDVDSAPLLRGARGSPPVDEAGIVETIQRLSQLVTDFPAIVELDINPLVATPDGVVAVDIRLTVDPEIL